The DNA sequence AAAACTATTTTATAGAATTTAAAAGATATGAAGATAAATGTAAATTTTATGGTTGTAATCATATAAGTGAACCTAATTGCGCAGTAAAGGATGCAATAGAAAATGGTGAAATAAGCAAATCAAGATATGAAAGTTACAAATTACTATACAATGAATTAAAAGATATTAGGAGATGGTAAAATGATTAAAATAGCACCTTCAATTTTAGCAGCTGATTTTGCGGATTTAGGTAATGAAATTAAAAAGATTGATGAAGCAGGTTGTGATTATGTTCACATAGATGTCATGGATGGCTCATTTGTACCTAATATTTCATTTGGTACACCTATAATCAAAAGTATAAGAGAGTCTACTGATAAGATATTCGATGTTCACCTTATGATTGAAGAACCAAGTAGATATATAAAAGAATTCAAAGATGCAGGAGCGGATATTATTACAGTTCATGCAGAAGCATGTAAACATCTCCATAGTACTGTTTCATTGATTAAAAATTATGGACTAAAAGCAGCGGTAGCATTAAACCCTGCAACACCTAATAGTGTTCTGGAATATGTTATAGATGAACTTGATATGGTATTAGTAATGTCTGTAAATCCTGGTTTCGGAGGACAAAAATTCATTGATTCCTCATTGCATAAGATAAGTGCAATAAAAGATGTTATTTGTGGTAGAGGACTTAATTGTGAAATTGAAGTTGATGGAGGCATTTCACTGGATAATGTAAAAAAAGTTGTTAATGCGGGAGCAGATGTTATTGTAGCAGGTTCAGCAATCTATAAATCAGAAGATATAAATAATACAATTAAAGCCTTTAGAGAGGTTTGTGAAAAATAGATATGAAAACATTAATTGTCACAGGAGGAACTATAGATTTAGATTTCCTAAAGAAATTTACAGATTGTAATAGATACGATTATATAATAGGTGTGGATAAAGGGGCTCAGTATATGTATAATATTAATTTGAAGCCTAATCTAGTAGTTGGAGATTTTGATTCTATAGACCCAAAAATTATTGACACCTTAACACATGATCCCAAAATTCTAATAGACAACTTTATTGCTGAAAAAGATGAAACAGACACTCATTTAGCTATAATGAAAGCAATTGATATGGGAAGTACCCATATTGATATATTTGGAGGAATAGGTAGCAGAATGGATCATACTCTTGCGAACATTCATATACTGATGATTCCTTTAGAGAAAAATGTTAAATGTAGAATCATAAATAAGAATAATATCATTACCCTAATCGATGTAACTACTTCTTTTGAAAGAAGTGATTACA is a window from the Vallitalea longa genome containing:
- the rpe gene encoding ribulose-phosphate 3-epimerase, which produces MIKIAPSILAADFADLGNEIKKIDEAGCDYVHIDVMDGSFVPNISFGTPIIKSIRESTDKIFDVHLMIEEPSRYIKEFKDAGADIITVHAEACKHLHSTVSLIKNYGLKAAVALNPATPNSVLEYVIDELDMVLVMSVNPGFGGQKFIDSSLHKISAIKDVICGRGLNCEIEVDGGISLDNVKKVVNAGADVIVAGSAIYKSEDINNTIKAFREVCEK
- a CDS encoding thiamine diphosphokinase, translated to MKTLIVTGGTIDLDFLKKFTDCNRYDYIIGVDKGAQYMYNINLKPNLVVGDFDSIDPKIIDTLTHDPKILIDNFIAEKDETDTHLAIMKAIDMGSTHIDIFGGIGSRMDHTLANIHILMIPLEKNVKCRIINKNNIITLIDVTTSFERSDYKYISLIPLTNEVSGITTAGLKYPLFGYTMKKGISIGVSNEFTEKQAKICIKEGILIVIRSRD